One segment of Anaerotignum faecicola DNA contains the following:
- a CDS encoding gfo/Idh/MocA family oxidoreductase: RADRAAIVYTADGGREEIACGDSKKALEYEVEDMEKAVSEHLVSESMALSRDVMWLLSSVQKRWEEQGGQKDVPVLHI; encoded by the coding sequence CGAGAGCAGACCGGGCCGCCATTGTCTATACTGCAGACGGAGGGAGGGAGGAGATTGCCTGCGGCGACAGCAAAAAGGCTTTGGAATACGAGGTGGAAGATATGGAAAAGGCTGTGTCGGAACATCTTGTGTCAGAGAGCATGGCCCTTTCCCGGGATGTCATGTGGCTTTTAAGCAGTGTACAGAAGCGGTGGGAAGAACAGGGAGGACAGAAGGATGTACCAGTGCTGCATATTTGA